The genome window ttcttggtctcaaaagaaCCTAAtccagatcatgtagatctttatcgtttcccaaatctaggccctCTATTACCTAAAGACGGACCGAAAAGCCATTACtccctatagccctttatcgtggctacggagagagctgcgattcttctctcagaaataaacagaaaatcagctatttctgttacagaggtactggaggaggacaacttcttcgacttacaccaccttctaaaaacttccacttggattggtaaacccggatagtggaagttctccgggctctagcgatcgagcttgctgctttgctagaaaagcctctcgctctgacaaggtctttcgatagtcgaaaggcagtcagagcgagagcgggaaggttttgatgaaacctttcgaagtgtggttgtctgaggaagatccttcctttgtgggagggatctggggagtctaccatccactccagcacctccctccgtgaaccactcttgagctggccaaaagggggctatcagggtcattttcgtccctttgatgtcacaaacttcctgagcacttgccccagaatcttgaatggggaaatgcgtaaacgtctacatgagaccaatctagcaggaaggcatctactgttagagctctggggttTCTTTACTAACTGAACAAAATtacttccagtctttttgaggAACGTGGCAAAAGAGGTCGACATGGGGACtgggtcttctactactgaacaaaagacttccagtctttttgagaggaacgtggcaaagaggtcggaCATGGGGGACTGGGTTCTACACTAACAAAAAAGAcgtctttttgagaggaacgtggcaggTCGACACATGAgatcccccaaagagaccagagattccaacaaacttctgagtggagggtccattcggtatgaaggacctggttcctcctgctcagcctgtctgctctcacgttccttactccttgaacaaaaacctcgtcaaaagagagatgttcctttgagatgtccacaacagcaaggtctcttgcgagctcgtatagggcatacgagtgtgtacctccttgctttcgaatgtatgcaagggcggttgtattgtccgcattcacttggactatcttgttcctcactaaaggttcgaagctctttagggccaggtgtacggcaaacagctctttgcagtttatgtgccaggacacttgaagagcattccaagtgcctgacacctctctctttcccaaggttggtccccaacctttttccgacgcgtcggaaaacaatacaaggtttgggttctgcgtttctagggaagtacccttgttttccttcagtgggagtaaccaccttCTAAGTGGCGCTTCATCCAAACTGGAATGGaagggaaaactgtccgagagaagtcctgtcttcatgttccacgatcttctgaggaagaactgaagcggacggagatgaagtcttcctagaggaaagaactgttcgagcaaggaaagagtccctaataggctcaaccattccctagccgaagtacgttccttccctaagaagagagagactttctctaagcctctcgttagtctctcttgagaaggaaatactcgaaaacccgagatccatccgaatccccagatagaccaagttctggctggggatcagttgggacttctcgaggttcacgagcaatcctaaggtctttatcaggtttagtgtcacagccaggtcctccaaacactgtttctctgactttgctctgatgagccagtcgttctaggtatagagatatactgattcctttcaggtgaagccatcttgccacatttttcataaggctcgtgaagacctgaggagccgtagacaggccgaaacacaaggctctgaattggaagatccttccccccgtcatgaaacggagtacttcttcgacgaaggatggatcgggacgtgaaaatatggcatcctggagatccagagacaccatccaatccccttggcgaagagccgcaaggactgatgcagaagtctccatggagaacttctgtttctgaacaaacttgttcagagcgctgacatctagaactggtctccagcccccccgaggctttcgcaaccaagaaagacgattgtaaaaccctgggagctttgatccagcactagctctattgctctcttgtcccacatttgatccaccatttgttgaagagtatctttcaacacagggtccttgtaattggcggacaattcccgcggagttgacgtcaggggaggattgtccaggaaaggaatgaggtatcctttctgtagaacagacattgaccaagcgtctgtatctatgagagtacaggcttccgcaaatccccggagcctggcacctactggtgtttggaggagcgtcacttcactttccccttttaaagggacggaaagaggctctacctctcttctcagtcgctttccttttagcgggagctctagagggaggacctcctcgaaagggccgaagaGGCGTAGAAACACCTTTCTTGTCTCTCActatcactggtctcttcttcctggactgtattgaaggagaagatcctgtgtcgctttctccgtcagagaacgggaaatgtccctcaccaactgcgaagggaacagaaagtcagacctgggagcgaataacaaggctgccctttgcgaatgAGACACTGCTTTTGTCAAAAAAGCGCTaaaaaaaacagatctcttcttcaagagacctgctccaaataaggaagagacttcccctgagcgtcctgtaccgccttgtcaatgcacgacaatattgcaaggagtacgtcaggatcgagtccttccgaggcatgggccttcttggacatcaccccaagggaccaatctaggaagttgaagacttccaaaacatgtgaaaaagtcccttgaggagatgatccaactccgaaAGATCCCAAGTTATCTTAGCcgtatgaaggctatgtctcctggatgcgtctaccagactggagagtgagccccatattctccccagtctggtaccaaatacctctcttgcccgtaagtctagcgggaggcatgcaaaacaccgTTCTGACTAGCTCctttttggttagcatccagctatccagcgactgaagagctctcttcatagaatcGTCGCTCATCTTCAGAAAAGCCGACGACTTTCGGCGTTCTttggagcatgaaaaaagtgaacgaggagaaggaggagcggcagggatcaaggcatctccgtattctgaagaaggagagctgtcaaaactttatagttagacagcccttctctgccgtgagtctcgtcttctgagtcctcttccaatataggatcagaaggagaaaTCGATTTTCGTTCTGGgtcttcctgcccaataactctctctacgggagcaaactcctaataggagaggggctaagagcatgTACAGAGCTCCTCTGCAAAAATTcagacgtctcgcgcctggttAGCCTCCTCGCgttcttggctggcgcctcgcgcctgacttggagcctcgcgcctggatgaatcctcgcgctggctggcgcctcgcgcctgactgatgcctcgcgcctctctaaaatctcgcgcctggctgacgcctcgcgcctggctggtgcctcgcgcctttctggtgctatatccttgtatggatgacgcttgtctggcgcctcgcgcctggctgcgtcctcgcgctcggctgacgcTGCTGGCTTGGCAGACGTATCACGTCTGGTTACTCCTCGCGCCTGTAAAGTGTTTCGCGCTTATCTGGCGCTTGAATCctataagacgcttctcgtctggagGAAACCTCGcacttgactggcgcctcgcgcttgtctggcgcttcaaAATCGTCAAGAGTCTCTATCAGAAGAGATATCaaacgcctcacgtcccacaggagcctcactcctggcgggagaaggaagacgagacttcttgacaggaagcctcacgtcttttctacgagggggatccttcgaaaggactcctaccaaggcggataactgttcttgcacagccaaaatgatcctcttggaagcttctccaGCGTctttcttgaacgggagagggagacctcgaaggagttttgtccaaGCCAGGGGACGTCAAACCCTCTTAGTCTTCTTGATcgagggaggcgcttcttccgaaaagcgttcggggcttgaatccaaaataggatctttccagtgccttttcaggggcctggaaaggtacgaatccttccaccctcgtttaggagagggagaggcggacgaagagaagcactctctgaggacgcttttcctatagcggtcctgagcagtctgtctaattacagagcctgctgaagggacgcctggaccggggggaattctccacaacctccgtacggctttcgactttccttctcctctgggcttgggagcttggaagaggtctaggcctgggagcgtcgcagagacggtcagacgccccctccacaacactggggacactcacttcactaaagtagtcactttcacaatccttacctttcatggcagccattttggatttcatcctgtgaagagtagcttccagtcagcaatttccgaggcggaatctgaatgtaaagccagtgagggccctgatacagaattagaatcaaaatgcatagttaagagaagagttagaatcattaaaaggctcaataggccttgtactactacccgcaccCCTTAGATgccgcccttctgactctatccctctctaacttcttcaagtaagaagttagagtcttccattcctcaacattcaacctctcacattcatgacaggtgttagaaatagaacagtcaaaacctctacatttgcgacatacagtgtgaggatcaaccgaagccttcggtatcctcaccttgcagcctacattcacacacactctcacacaaccacttgaatcagacattcttgaagaaaaatcaaaagcaagtccaaatccagtccacagtagcgaatgccaaaaccaacgatccaggtacgtcaccaaaagtccacaaaaagatgatcaattgtctagaaaagcaaattccagtcaggaggtggcagcaacgatgttgataccaccggcgacagaaaatatgctagaaaacgggaatggttcctagtcctgccgcacagggcaggccggtagatcacctgacctacctgtagcgagtgccgcgaaatttgaatttctgtcggggacgacggagtcttagctatgtatatatctgacaggtaagttgattgtatgaaatataattttattattgcaCGCCGTTGGCGGGATTACGGCGCCCCTTGACTGGTCGAGAGTTTTcgaaaggtgtgcggcggccgtaggctttaaaatcgctcagcatcgaaaatcgcttggcttcgggggccaggaacggaacccctgccgctaaccgagggccgcctgtactatacttaatgtactgtacagtacttctGTCCAGTAAATTCTATAGCAGTATACTGCATGAATACAATTTTACTTATTGTGCCATTGCAGGATTACGGCACCGGCCATAGGCTTTAAAATCGtttagcgtcgaaaatcacttagcgtcagCAGCCAGGAACGGGAACcactgccgctaaccgaggggtGCCTAATAATACAAGACTGCAAagagtattattggatacagtgaagtaaagcataacattttaaagatACATGAAGAAGATGTATATTCGTTACGCTTGCATTTTATATTGatactaaaattaatatttcatacactaattttatatctcCTGTATGATGCAACAACTTAAAACTAACTTAAAAAATTAAGTCTTCAAAAGACgcatgtattttataatacagcaGTAATACAAGACTGCACAGagtattattggatatagtgaagtataGCATATCATTTTTTAAAGATCCATGGAGATTTACATTCGTTACATTTGCATTTTACACTATGAtactaacatgaaaaaaaacacagtacactaattttatatctcCTATATGATGCAACcccttaaaataaacttaaaaattaaccTAAAAATTAAGTCTTTaaaagtcgcatgatatgggAGTATATACAGTAACCAAAAGTTAACCTAAACACAGATGGTTTTGAAATTTAGCAGTTGTCTTATACTAACAATATGACAAAGTCATGAACATTTGCCATCACTTTTTGGctcgtcttatctaaaggtcTTCTGATACACGGGAATATATGGTGGTTTAATCAGACAATTTAGCAAACAATTTAGTCCCATTACTAGACTTTTAAAAAGGCCTGTCCAATGGATTTGTTTTTAAGAAATCAGTTGAGCTGCTTGGTGGAAGTAGACTAAAGGAGAACATATGATAAGTAAAAGGCAGAAAGATTGAAACTGGGGCGCCAAAGatatgctacagaaaaataaCGTTAGTGCCACATTAACAGTATAGCTGTGAATGCCTAGTGTCTGAGGCCTTTCCCcaaatttcagataaaaaaaagcaaGGTGAAAGAACATTACAAACAATCTTATTTTCTACTACCAAGACatttcatatacaaattgcaGCTACAAGGGAACTAAAGGGCACTAacagaatattaagaaaaattcttCAACATAAGACAAATTAGCTGGATGGTGAATCAAACTAAGAGTGAGGCGAGACAAATGGGCATATAGAATTTACAAATTATCAAGGTATCTCTCATCCTTGTGGCCACAAGATTATCACCTTTGTTGAGTTCTTAGCTGGTTATCCATCCATACTTATAAGAAGCTTTGATAAAGAAATAActtataaaaacaataacagtCTCAAGATAAGACAAGTCTTAATTTTCCTTGGCAATTTCATTAATTAAAACTGTTTACATCAGTAATCCACACAATCAACAAGGATGTACTTTCTCTCACCTTTGTCAAGAAGATGGCATGGTAACTTGATGACATGACCTCTGGGACACTTGTAGTTTGACGGGACACGAGCCATGCACTGGGTACTGCATGGATCCTTGCAGCGCATTTGGCATTTATGGCCACAAGGTAAATCCATTGTGCATCTTCCACTGCAGTCTTTCTTCTCTGCAGGTTTACCACACTCGACCTAAATCCATACAAAtagctttttttaataaatttctggCATGGAGTGCTGGGTTAAGTTAGTCAACACTTGATTGGTACAAAAAGGAAAAGTACCATATCCTTCAATAAAAACTCTACAACAAGGAAAAGTACCATATCCTTCAATAAAAAGTCTAccaatgtgatgaatatataaatgtacagTTAATGGCAAATTTTCGTTCTCAATTCCTATACCAAGAGCAAAAAGTCCCTCAAATTGTTCACCATGTGCTCCCATTACTGTTCAAATTAATCTGATCCACTTGTAACACATAGCCTACAGCtataatagagtatatattaacaaaaattaaCCTGGTATGAAACAATCTTTTATGATTGCTTCACTTGCAAATCCCAAACAACAATTAGAAAAGGATTTTCTACCATTTAGCTGGCAGCAGAGCAGCTGAGACCTCCAGTTCTATTAAAATGTGAAAATTCATTGTCTTGAGGTCAAAGCATGGTATAAGAGACGAGGGGTGCTGGGAGACTAAATAATCAATGATAGGTTTGTAATgcaaaaatttatcttaaaaaattacatttcttgTCCCTTATCTTTGAAAAGATATTTAAGCAGCTAAAGATAAACCACTTGACAGCTGCCTGGAAAGAAGGGTTAGACTGGCAGTTCATAGGCTGACATGATACTTGCAAAAGAATAAAGTGCTAAACAGAGTAAAAGATGGAAAGGTCATAACCCTGAGCATGTTGTAAAATAAGAAGTCTCCATTTGTAAGTCATAAGGAATGCCACAAATAAATTTTCTACAGAACTGGAATTGCATTTAGTATGAAAGGGTATTATAATCAGAGATGATGTTTCAATTACAACCTTACCTGTACTTTGTGCTGACATTCTGGAACAGATTTTGGCACCGAGACTCGACAGTCACCGCATGGATCCTTACATAACTTTGGGCAATGATGTCCACATGGTAAGATTCGTTTACACTTCTTTTCACAAATTATTTCATCCACTTGAGTAGAACAATACACTTTATTTGTATGACCACAAGGAGCTTTTTTATTTGCAGGCACATAACACAGACCACAGTCCTCAAAACACAGTCTTTTACATTTATGGTTACCACAGCATCCATCTAGTGACCGTGGACAAGGCTGATCACACATGTATTCCAAATGATCAGGATCATATTGAACATGGCACTTCCTTTTGCACATATGACCACATGGTAGGCGAATATCACATGGTATAGGGCACTTAAATTTACCAGGGTCAATGTGACAAGGCATAAATGCTTTATGTTGACAATCAGGGAGTACTTTTTCAACACGTGTTGGACAGAGGTGGTTTTCATTGTAAGTACTACACTGTACATCATGGGTATGTCCACATGGAAGGGTCTTAGGAACATGAACAATACATGGATTGCATTCTTCCCAACATTTTTGTGGGCAAGGATGTTTTCGCTCACATGGTGCTAGAGGACAAGGTAAAAGACATTTGACTTGTAAATGTTCAGAATCTAATATATGACAGGTCTTTGGACATTTGTGGCCACATTTTGGCAGCAAGCCAGAACAAGGTTTCCTACATCCTCCTTCAGGGTGCTTTGATAAAATCTCCTCGCCAGAGGATACCAAACTTATATCATCTGGATGATTTTCACATTTAATTGCAAGTGAACTACCAATAGCCTCAGCAACCTCAAGATCTGATTGAATCTTTTTCCATAAAGCACTGTTTTCTTGAAGTTGTTGCATGTTTCCAGTGATATAGAGACCGTGTTTAGCCCGAGAAAGTGCCACACAGATACGGTTCTCAGTTCGCAAAAAGCCAACTTTTCCTTCTTCATTACTTCGGACAAGAGAGAGCAAAATTATGTTGCTCTCTTCACCCTGGAAATTATCAACAACACTAATTCTCACTCCACTGCACTCCACATAAAGTCGTTgcaactgcaaaaaaaaataataaataaataaataaattcttagtaCAAATCCACATATTTTTGTTGCAACAGCGAGCAGACAAATAAGTTGTTAGTACAATTCCACATACTTTTGTTGCTACAGCAACCAGAAATAAATCCAGGTATTTTTGTTGCAAGAGCCAACAGAAAACTAATTTTAGTAAAACatcttaaaatattcataaaattataaaatcaatacTCCAGAACACTCATTTTTCCGAATACTAGTAGTGTACATGTACACAGTtgcccataaaaaaaacagatgaaaagatgaaagagcaaattttgttttgtgaatgaaaacaCTTCCTTACCACTGCCTAATACTAATTTGGTTCTGCAGTATTGAGTTATAAATTAACAAGATTTTGTTCACTTAAGGATTAAGCCAACTTACACAAATGAGGTAAAATTTCCCAAATTCTCTCAAACCCATAATTTGTATGAAGCTTTTAGGTAAAACGGATGTGCCTATGGCCAATTGAACGGAAGGAATGTGTATGGGCAAGACAGTACACtcaaaccacacacacatttCTTCCCGGCAGAAATCATTGTGTTGCAAACCTGAATTTGTTTCATCATCTCGCCATCATATCTATGCATACATATTGGTCCCAAATGTTCTTAGGGTTTACCAGTCTTTTGTCTACCACACAAAATTACAGACATCTACCCGTCTTTTGTCTACCACACAAAATTACAGACATCTCACAATGCATGTGCTAACAGGGCACTCTTGTACTACAATTACTTTCTTCACTTGTTGTGAACCTACAGTGCTGGTAACATGTTGTACAGAGCCCTAGGTTGACTTCTCCAAACACCATCATACACTgtttgaacttttatttttccatttttcataatcCACTTACCATTTCTGCCCTTTCTCAATGTAGCTATTCTGAAAGGTCCTACTGCCCAGTCACAATGTTGTCTTCTGGCATTAACCTTTTCATATCGTGCAACTAAGTCTGAGTAATTAGTAATTTAATTTTGCTTTGTTTGCTTCATTCCTCTCTGTCTTAAGAGCTTCTGTGCATAACCCAACACTTGCCATTCTTTAAAGTTTGATTGAGGTCTTATCTTTAAGAAAACCTTTACTTTTTCCTCCTTCCTGTCGACATGATTAAGTTTACCGTTATGTTTAgctttttctttacttatttacttaataaTCTTTTTATACTATACATTACTTAAAAAAAGATTGCTTatttactttgtaattttttcttaagTAATCTTTTCTTTTACATCAAAGGCATTATGTTATCACTCTGTAGGACATTTTTTGTAATGTTAGCATTTACTATAATCAAGCACAGGTATtcctctacataaaaaaaaaaaaaaaaaaaaaaaagttccattcTTGAGAGCCCCCATCTTCAAGTTCCATTGGTTATATCCAAGAAATTTAGCATGCACATAGTTAATCTATGGCCTATGGCACTGTGCATAATAAACCTTTTCCATCAAGACAGTTTTGGCTTTTTACTGATTATGGATGTACAGCATAGTACAGCGATTTCCAACCAGCCTTCCGTGGAACCCTTGGGTTCCTCATGCCATCATCAGGGGTTTCGCAAGAAATCTTTAAATGAATATGTATCGCTTCCTAAGATATGGAAAATTGTTTCGGaggttccttgaaggtataaaggttgggaatcactggCCATAATGTGAAGGGATTATGAATGAGTATGGGTAATGTTATGTGCACATGATCTGGTGATTACAGTAGACACTGAAGAAGAGCCAAAAAGGGTAACAGAGGGTTAGGAATCTCTTCATTGGCAGGGAGGTGATAGGTCATTTGTACAGGACAGAGGAGGCCAATATTTGAAACAGGTAgagaatttcaaatacttagggaTCTATTTTAAGCTACCAAGGAGTGTGTGAAGTTCTAGGTGAATGTAGCACACAAACAGCTTAGTGGAAATGGAGGGATGTGTGATGTGGCAGGAGTAGCATGTGCATCACAAAAGAATACcaaatacatcataaataaaaatctatcgTACCATAATCATGTTAGTAATGATGGGCATTAAGAAAGAAGGAACAAAAGAAGCTGGGGCTGACAGAAATGAGGAAGCCGAGGTGGATTTTGAGAATCTTGCTATATGAAATGCTAGACAATGAAACAATGAAGAAATCAGAGGTGCCAGATCAGTAAATATTACTATTATGACAGTcaagactgagatggtatgggtaAGGATGAGCATGGGAAGAGTAGAGAATTTTGAGTGGAACATCAAGAGGTAGAAGGTCAAAGGGAAGGCAAATGATTACTGTAGATGGAGTGATTAAACGAAGGAGGATTTGGAGAAAGGTTTAGTGGAGGAGGATGCTTTTTAACAGGAACTGCTGGGATAGGCTCAAAAAGACAACTGACCTTAGCACTAGGATAACAATGGGGATGAAGGCAAAGAATTTTTCGTTTATATAAAAACATCttaatatttctttgacaaaggGGCAGTAAAACACACGCATTTCAAAGTTCAGATACCCCTAATACTGTGAGGAACTGTAGTTTATGCATGACTGCACAAATGACAAGGTCAACCAAATGAAATTGTAGTAAAATTTCAGTCTAACATTCTCTAGTCCTAGATAGTCAATGGCATCTTTTTAATGTAGCACacatattttccccttttttatgaaATCTTTGTGAAGGCTATATTAAATTGCATGTGTAATTTCAAACAATTTccaaactcccaaaaatattattttgtcaaagaaagaaataaacgataGTTCTCTCCTATGCTTGATATACACAATAGTAAATATAAATACCTTCTTCAGCAGGAAGAATTGTCCTGTGTAAGGAGTCAGGACAGTTATGTCCTCTTCTGAATAACCCTGAAGCATCAAGTGACGACAAAGTGCCATGACCAGCATAGCCTCGTGAGAATTTGCCTTCGTGTTGTTGTCGTTGCCACCCTGTAAAGTAAAGCACAACTAAGCTAGACTGACTCTAATCAAATTATGATAAATTTCAAGGTCTTGGACTTTTATTATTTCTCAATAGTACTTTTTAGGTCAGTGATCAAACAAAATGCCTTAGATTTAATACTACTGAGGAGGAAGATGCAAGTTTAAACCCCAAAAGTGCCTATAGAGCCATTATACAAACAAGGCTGACCAAGTTCAAAAGCAAATTTAGTAACTGGGACTAAGAATTTATTAATGCATATAAATGCcaacaatgtaaatttaatcagacaattttaactatatatactgtatctgACATCACCAAAGGCAGACAGGAAAATAGGTACAAGGTGGCTTAAGAACCTGAATTCAAACCTCTGATGTTTGAGCCTTACAATacaatcaccaccaccaccaccatttcAATCTGCCTAGTGTCCTTGCAGTCTTCCAGATTCTGATTCTTTGTTGGTTATTTTTGGGGCTGGGGCTGGGATTACTTGAAATGTTCATATTATACTTTAATGATAAATGCTTCTCCAACTCACCCTGCTTCAGCTAATGAAAAGCCTCAACTAGAATGTTCTACTTTCAGACATGACATCCAGGTAAAAacctttgttttcattgtttgttaggtagaaacatttcaaaactgtcacccaatttcttttctttatataaacaGATACaagtttttcaaaaaaattcaggTCCTGCTACAGACATTAAATTCTAAAAATTCAGACActactacaaaaattaaaattaaaaaatttaggtCCTGCTACAAACATTAAATATGTAAGTTGGTACATGTTGTACATGTCCAAAACAGATGTAATCCTGTCCTGCAAATTTCCCAGTGCTGTATTGTAAGAGTAATTTGTGACCTGATGTCAGAATCCCAGTATATAGTACAAACAACCAACCCAACATTCAAACATTCAGGCATTCACATGATAAATATAAAAGCACATACATACCTTGTCTTCATGGTGTGTGTGAGTGATGAAAAAGACATCCTTCAGCAAACCTTTAACATGTGGGTACTCGTGAACCGATTCGTGATCTTTCAAGTTTGGATAGATAGATGGGACTAGCAACCGTGAAATACTTGGTCGCATACGATGCTGGTACTCCAGTGTCTCATACCTGAAAAGTtccaaacagaaaacaaaatatttacaatggttattTCTAAATAGAAATAAGCTAAGGCTCAGGGAAGTATTGGTAATTGAAAAGTTcaatacatatacaggcagtccccgggttacgacggtgtcggcttacaacGGTGTCAGCtaacgacgttccgaggttacgacgcttgtcaatagacattatttccagggttacaacgcatgttccagggttacgacgcatgttccagggttacgacgcctacaacgctcatctgggagatgaaatatgacaccaaaaatgcaaaataatcaatatttctgggctcagctcgtgtcgctgcgcgaaatatcctttaatctattatttctagggtaaatgtactaacacataccagagaataaataaaataaagaaaaaggtcagtataactgactcgctcaccctccaggagggtgtcggtatgaacactaggcgagtgagaccactaccacgagccaaatgccaatagaaatctcccactacaaaatccctccaagaggggagccgacccacagagtgagcagctcgtactactactactccatcccatgctgccgactgctgcgcctctggtggtcatcaaGTTAGCGTACACGAGCGGTTGTGATAttcttctct of Macrobrachium nipponense isolate FS-2020 chromosome 33, ASM1510439v2, whole genome shotgun sequence contains these proteins:
- the LOC135203152 gene encoding NFX1-type zinc finger-containing protein 1-like isoform X1 — encoded protein: MIGDHQQLQPSATVYELSTKFGLGTSLFERLIKNNVAYETLEYQHRMRPSISRLLVPSIYPNLKDHESVHEYPHVKGLLKDVFFITHTHHEDKGGNDNNTKANSHEAMLVMALCRHLMLQGYSEEDITVLTPYTGQFFLLKKLQRLYVECSGVRISVVDNFQGEESNIILLSLVRSNEEGKVGFLRTENRICVALSRAKHGLYITGNMQQLQENSALWKKIQSDLEVAEAIGSSLAIKCENHPDDISLVSSGEEILSKHPEGGCRKPCSGLLPKCGHKCPKTCHILDSEHLQVKCLLPCPLAPCERKHPCPQKCWEECNPCIVHVPKTLPCGHTHDVQCSTYNENHLCPTRVEKVLPDCQHKAFMPCHIDPGKFKCPIPCDIRLPCGHMCKRKCHVQYDPDHLEYMCDQPCPRSLDGCCGNHKCKRLCFEDCGLCYVPANKKAPCGHTNKVYCSTQVDEIICEKKCKRILPCGHHCPKLCKDPCGDCRVSVPKSVPECQHKVQVECGKPAEKKDCSGRCTMDLPCGHKCQMRCKDPCSTQCMARVPSNYKCPRGHVIKLPCHLLDKVTEEESSVYCSEPCGAVLDCDHQCKGHCGACLQGRLHMACMEKCERPLVCGHICKADCSSACPPCQAACPIKCTHSRCSKKCGDLCNLCQEKCCRACNHQKCGNICGEKCSGKLCELPCPRKLKCGHPCVGYCGDPCPRLCRICDREALTEILFGSEDEEDARFVLLEDCGHVIEATGLQSWVSQSNHEIGMICCPRCKKPIYNNRRNFEFVLESYKNVNEVKRQYFKKDPKQHADDVKKLLADLAVITGEEMKSEVEKIRKALSHVNTKTAVKVHHAVSDNQMVLYKFQFQVLKEILSVQNSNEKYVPLIRPTLDFVRKRVMGQNMRIAPQMVEEITCELQRLTLLPLCLDLYERSKQYSRPELQQIVNSIKVLLDPTIKFDKEQEEKVKRYLKESEKYVGGLGITDTERLQVLEAMGLKQGHWFKCPNGHIYCIGDCGGAMQEAVCPECKAVIGGGSHALRTDNALASEMDGAIQPAWPPRG
- the LOC135203152 gene encoding NFX1-type zinc finger-containing protein 1-like isoform X2, translating into MRPSISRLLVPSIYPNLKDHESVHEYPHVKGLLKDVFFITHTHHEDKGGNDNNTKANSHEAMLVMALCRHLMLQGYSEEDITVLTPYTGQFFLLKKLQRLYVECSGVRISVVDNFQGEESNIILLSLVRSNEEGKVGFLRTENRICVALSRAKHGLYITGNMQQLQENSALWKKIQSDLEVAEAIGSSLAIKCENHPDDISLVSSGEEILSKHPEGGCRKPCSGLLPKCGHKCPKTCHILDSEHLQVKCLLPCPLAPCERKHPCPQKCWEECNPCIVHVPKTLPCGHTHDVQCSTYNENHLCPTRVEKVLPDCQHKAFMPCHIDPGKFKCPIPCDIRLPCGHMCKRKCHVQYDPDHLEYMCDQPCPRSLDGCCGNHKCKRLCFEDCGLCYVPANKKAPCGHTNKVYCSTQVDEIICEKKCKRILPCGHHCPKLCKDPCGDCRVSVPKSVPECQHKVQVECGKPAEKKDCSGRCTMDLPCGHKCQMRCKDPCSTQCMARVPSNYKCPRGHVIKLPCHLLDKVTEEESSVYCSEPCGAVLDCDHQCKGHCGACLQGRLHMACMEKCERPLVCGHICKADCSSACPPCQAACPIKCTHSRCSKKCGDLCNLCQEKCCRACNHQKCGNICGEKCSGKLCELPCPRKLKCGHPCVGYCGDPCPRLCRICDREALTEILFGSEDEEDARFVLLEDCGHVIEATGLQSWVSQSNHEIGMICCPRCKKPIYNNRRNFEFVLESYKNVNEVKRQYFKKDPKQHADDVKKLLADLAVITGEEMKSEVEKIRKALSHVNTKTAVKVHHAVSDNQMVLYKFQFQVLKEILSVQNSNEKYVPLIRPTLDFVRKRVMGQNMRIAPQMVEEITCELQRLTLLPLCLDLYERSKQYSRPELQQIVNSIKVLLDPTIKFDKEQEEKVKRYLKESEKYVGGLGITDTERLQVLEAMGLKQGHWFKCPNGHIYCIGDCGGAMQEAVCPECKAVIGGGSHALRTDNALASEMDGAIQPAWPPRG